In Lactiplantibacillus pentosus, the sequence GCCACCAATATCGATCAATCCTAATGGTGCCATCATGAGCGCTCCTTTTCCGTGAATAATAACGTCTTGATCTCTGCTGCTGCTAATGTCGTCGAATCGACATCAGTTAAGGGCTCTTCAAAGAAGTTGACGGGTTCCGCCTGCAAATCGCCTACTGACACGCTCAATGGCACTTGGCGATCGCCTAAGTTATAGCCGCGTAACGTCATTCCCGTGCCGGTATTGGCTCGTTTCAAGCTGGTCACTGCAAATTCCGGCGTATTTACCTCAAGATACTGATGATCCGCAGCTAACGTGCCAGCGTGCCGTGTTGTCTGTTGAACACTAAATGGTGTCTGAGCACCTTGAGCACGCTGATAACTAGCCACCTGTTGCGCTTCAGAGCCATCCGTCAGCTCAACGCTGTAGTTAAAGGTGAATTCACCCTGACACTGGGCTTCCGGTGTTGCAAAATAACCCCAATCACCCATCTCGCCCACACAACGAAGCATCGTCAACGCAATCGTATTATCTTGCGGCAAGATCTCATACTCATTCAAGCCAAAGTTACCGACTGTGACACCATTAGCTTCGTTGAAGACACTCGCAAAGGCTTGTTGATGTTGTGGATTGGTTGGATTCTGCCAATTTTTAGCAGGATGGTTAGGTCGCGTGACCGTTTCATAAATCGAGTCAGCGACGTGCGTTTCAGCGACTAGTGCCGTCTTGAATAGTACCCGGAGCCGATGATCCTTGGCCTGATTATTCAGATGTGATTCAAACTGCAATTGACGGCTATGCGGATTCAGCCGAATCTTGGTCGTGATGGTTAGCGGCACTTTCTCAGCCGACCGTTTTGCAGTCCGCTTTGTGATATCAATCACCGCTTGCGTTTCTTGGGCTAACTGGTCATCCGCCGAAACTGGGACTTCAAGATAATTAGTCAGCTCCAATTCACTACCTAATTCGTCCGCATGAACCAGGCGCACGTCCATCGGAAAGTCCGTTGAATAATAAGCGTGATTATCCGCCGTCTGCCGATAAATATACTCATTACCCATGTCACCCGTATCTTCGAAGACCAACATTTGATGATAAACTTTGCCCGTCTCGCGATTAGTCATCGTTAAGCTACCATCGTCTTCGACCACGACCTTTAGCCATTCATTACTGATCAATCGGGGTTGGGCCTTCACTGCTGAATCTGCCACACCTGCCTGGGTAGCTGGTTGTAACGCTAGTGTGCGCCATGCAAAGGCTGGCATATCAACCATATTCAGTTCGATCGTCAATTCGATTGCCTGGAAAGGTTCGCGGAACCGATCCTTAGGCAAGTCATAGTGAAATGCCACTTGTTGATCAATCAGACGGAACGGTACACTTTGGCCATGGGCATCCACGACCATCAATTCTGGGAGCGCCTTCAATTGTTGGATAAGTTGGGCCCGTTGTTCTTGAATCGAGCCAGCGGCACTAAAATCAATCCGATTCCATTCAACAACGATCCGCGTCAATCCAGACTTTGTAAATCCAGTCGTATTGACCACCACAAATGGTTTTGCTTGCGTACCAAATTCAACGGTATTGATTTTCGCCGTCAGCGTCATCAATGCGTCGTGGGTAATAAATCGGGCCACTTCTTGCGATTTTGCGAGTCGCGTTAACATTTCACGATGAACTTCGTCAACAGAGCAACCACAAATACTGTCATGTGGGTGGTTCTGTAATAACAATTTCCAGGCATACCGGAGCCGATCGTGGGGATAATCTTGAGCAGTATACGCCATAGTCGCTAAGGGTTCGGCTTGATTTTCTAACAAGCGCTCGTTCTTAGTGTTTTCTTGCTTCAAATAGACGCGGCTCGAAGCTGTATTGGCCAAGGTATACCAGCCATCCGTCTCCTGACTCGTCAACTCCCCATGAATCGTACTTAAATCTTGAGGTAAGTCCGCACTCAGCGTTGACAGATAGTCAGTAAAGTTCGTATGAATAAATTCATAATTTGGGTAGAGCTCATTGGCAACTTTAATGGCCGCCGTAACGTCTAATTGAACTGGTTGGTGGTCGACACCATTCATCATCAATAAGTTATCCGTCGAGGCAAATTTTTCGGCATCCGCCAACTTTTGATCCCAGAAAGCCTTCGCAGCGGATTTTTCGACTGGAATCTCATTCCCATTACTATACCAATTGGCAAATAACAAGCCTAAAATGCGCGTGCCATCAGGACCTTGCCACCACATTTCAGAATATTGTGACGCATAGTCCGCATCGCCAACCTGATTATTAAACCCAGTCGGTGTCACGCCGCGGCCAAATGCGGCAGTCTTCAAGTTGGCTAAGGCCATCATTTGTGGCGTTTGACCCATGTTACCGAATGTATCTGGGAAATAACCGAGTGGGACTTCCTGCCCGTATTCACGTGCTTGGTCACGGCCAATAATCATATTCCGCACGTTAGATTCAGGACTGATGAGGAAATCGTCCTGGAGGATATAGAATGGTCCGATGCGGAGCTTACCTGCCTTGATGGCAGCCGCGAGTTCTGGTTTGCGTTCTGGACGAACTGCCAGGTAATCATCCAAAGCAATCATTTGGCCATCTAAGTGAAAGCTATCGAAATCTGGGTCATGTTTGAAAATATCTAACAAATTATCGATTAATGTGACTAATCGCATGTGGTGCTGCTCAAAAGGCATGTACCACTCGCGGTCCCAATGACTATGGGAAATGATAAAAACTTTTTTCTTGGTCATATTTAATTACCTCTCAATTTTGAATCCCAGTGTTGTCAGTAACAATTCGCAATACATCATATTGGCCCACGAGAACCACTCGCGAGTGAATTGGGTATCGTCATCCACGTTGAACGATTCATGCATCAAGTCCGTGCCACCAGTGGTTTTAATTAACATCTGTAACGCAGCTAGCTGTTGGTCACGACTATTGGTCGTCAAGCCTTCCATGGCAATCGCAATTGGCCAAATGTAATGTGCTGGTGTGTGGGGGCTTCCTTGGCCCGCTGCCAAGTGACCGCTGTAATAATACGGATTTTCCGGACTCAACAAAGTCTGGCGAGTACGTTGATAGTTAGGATCCAGCAAATCACAATAGCCGAGGTACGGCGCGCTCAACAAGCTGGGAACATTACCATCGTCCATTAATTTGGCATGACCGAGACCATCCACTTCATACGCATAGACTTTTTCACCATTCGCGTTCGTGGTGTACCCATACGTTTCAATCCCATCACGAACTGCGGTTTGGAGTCGGCGTGCTCGAGCAACGATATTAGGATCATCTAGGACGCTACTGAAGATAACTTGTAGATAGTCCAAGATCACAACGGCAAACATGTTCGCCGGAATCAGATACCCGTACTCACACGCATCATCGCTTGGACGAAAACCGGACCAGATCATCCCAGTGTCCGCAACTGGCGTCCCCAGACCATCCCGTTCAAGTGTATCTTCAGGGCGATCGACAGTCCGCACAAAGCGGTATGGTGAGGTGGCATGATGTTGCTCAGTCTCAAAGGTTGTCAGCAGCCTTTTGACACCGGTTACAAAATTATCATCGAATTGGGCAGTTACCCCGGTATTTTTATACAACAGATAGGCCAACTGAACCGGATAACAGAGTGAATCGATCTCAAACTTCCGTTCCCAAATCCACGGTCCCATCTCGGTCTGATCGGTCTGATGACCGTGTCCATTGGCCGTCTCGTTGAAGGCGTTAGCGTAGGGATCGATCGCCATATTAAAGAATTGGCGTTGAACGACTCGCGTAATTAAAGTCGCAATTGCGGGTTGCTCATGTGCTAGTGCCAGATATGGTCGAACCTGGGCCGTCGAATCGCGTTGCCACATTGCTGGAATATCACCGGTCAAGATAAAGGCGTAACCTTGTTCATCATCTGAAATCGTCGTCTCTAGTGTGTTCAAAAACGTCTTTTGAAAGACCGTCCCTAACTGGGGATCGATTGGTTGACTCAATTGATTGATCTTATTCACAAATTGTTGAACGTGCGAATCTACATAGTTGGTTGTCATGTTTTCACCTCGTAATTTGATATATCATTTCAACTAATTATAGCATGTACACCCCGATTGTCTATATCAAATATCAACTAATTCTTCCCTTTTATCGTCAAAAATGATATATTTACACTAAACTTATTTGGAAGAAAGGAACTTTTGATGTCGAAATCTGAACCACGCTATTTAACCATCTATAATCACCTAAAAGCACAAATCACTGCCGGCACCTTAACTGCCAATGAACAGCTCCCGACTGAATTACAACTCGCTAAAACCTTTAATGTCAGTCGAATTACATCTAAACGGGCACTCACAGAGTTGGAAAGTCAGGGACTGATCTACCGTAAGCAAGGTAGTGGTAGCTTTGTACAACCAACTGTACAGACTGCAGCTAGCAAGCAGATTCTACTGGTCTTACCGTTTCCCACGGACGCTGGGCTTGGCGACTATGCCTCTGGTGTCAGCGCCGCTGCAAGCAAACACCACTATCAAGCCGTTACGATGGATCCAAGCAGCTTTTTTCAATTATCAACGCTTGAGATCCAGCAAAACTATGCGGGTGTCATTTATTTACCCCAAGACTTGTATCAAGAAGCTGAGCAACTCTTTAAGCTGAAGCTCGCACAGGTTCCAATCGTCATTCTTGATAAGACCCTGCCTGAGCTGGCGTTGCCCGTTGTCAGTGCCGACAACTTTAGTGGTGGGCAAATTGCCACTAATCACTTAATTGAACTAGGCCATCAGCAGATCCTATTCTACGCACAACGGAATCAGACCGTTCTACCAAGCTCGGTCTATGAACGCTATTTTGGCTATTTACAGGCACTGCACCAACATCAGTTAAATCCGGTGGCGGCCTTGGCAGATTTGCCTAAACTGAACCAGTACAGTGCATCCGACTGGTTAACGTTCCTGAAAGACCAGAAGATCACCGCCATCGTTGTCGAAAACGACTTGATTGCGATTAAATTAATGAATGAGTTACGTCAAGTCGACAATCAGATTTGGCAGCAACTTTCAATCGTTGGCTTTGATAACATTCAAGCAGCTAGTCTGACTTATCCAACACTAACCACTATCGCTCAAGATTTTAAAGGGATGGGCAAAAAGGCCGTAGACCTATTACTAGACGCACCAACGACGGCTGAAACAATCCGTTTACCCGTACAACTCATCACCCGTGATTCGACTCGACCATTGCAACCAGCATTCAAGGAGGATTAACATCGTGAAAATTGATCAAATCGATACGCGTCAAGGAACCGCCAATCGCCCCCAACGCTCCAACGGGAATTGTCTGCCATATAGCGGCGTCCCGTTTGGGATGAACTACTTCACCGTCCAGACTAATGGCAGTGAAGGCGCGTGGTTCTTTCAACCAGACACCCCTAGATTCGAAGGCATCCGCCTGACCCACCAACCCAGCCCCTGGATCGGTGATTATTGCCATCTCTTACTCATGGGCGTGCAATGGCAGGATCCCGAAAACCGGCCCGACTTTTCAGGGAACTATCGGCCCAGCGAAGCAACTTTTAATGCGCACCACCTTGCAATTTATGACGATCATTTTAACGTCCAAACTGAGCTAGTGCCTTCCACGTATGGCGCCATCATCCGCTACGATTTTCAACAACTGGAACTTGCTCACCATGGACTTATGATCCAACTACCCGACCAGGGCGGATTCAAGTACACGACAACTGGCGTCCAGATCGCCGTTAGCGACTACCACGGTGGCGAAGATCCCAACCTGACGATGTATATCGAATTGACTATTCCTGGCTTCGACCCAGCTAGTTCTGGCTTCTATGATGACCAGAATGGCTGGCACCAAGCGACGACCGGCGATGGCCATCAATTAACACTCTTGTTAGCAACAACTCAAGCAACCATTGACTGTCATCTAGCGACCTCCTACATTAGCGCCGAACAAGGTCATTTGAACTTATCACGCCTTTCAGCCGCCGATTTAACGTCGCTCAAGAATGTAAGCGCTGCACAGTGGAACGATTATTTGAGTCGTGTCACCATTCAAGATCATCATCCAGCGCTTGTACAGACTTTCTACACCTGCCTTTACCGCTTATTCCTGTTTCCACAACGGTTTTATGAACTCGATCAAGACAACCAACCCATTCATTACGATACCAAGGCACGGATGGCCAAACCGGGCCTGCTTTATACCAACAACGGTTTCTGGGATACTGCCAAGACGGTCTACGGATTGTTCTCAATCCTAGCACCAGAATTATTACCACGCTTCCTGCAAGGGTTTCTAACTAGCTATCAAGAGACCGGCTTCTTACCGCGGTGGCTCGCACCAGATGAACGGGGCATGATGCCTGGCAATCTAGTGGATTCAATTATCGCGGAGAGTGCTCGAAAAGGGATTGCACTAGATTTGATGCCGGAATTGTTAGCCGCAATGCGTGATAGCGATTCTAAACCTGCTCAAAGCGAACGCTATGGCCGCCAAGGCAGCGACGACTACGAACGCCTCGGCTATATTCCAGCGGACAAGTATCCTGAAAGTGTCAACTGGACCCAGGATTATTCCTATAGTGACTACTGTATTGGTCAAGTGGCAGACGTTTTAGGCGATACAGTCGTTGCTGATACTTACTGGAAACGATCCAAACGCTACTTGAACCTATTAGACGCTGAATCTGGATTTCTACGTCCTAAAAATAGCGATGGCCAATTCAAGGAACCGTTTGTCCCAGATCGCTGGGGAAGCGACTACACCGAGGGCAGTGCCTGGCAAAATAGCTATAGCGCCTTTCATGATATTCCAGAGTTAATGGCCGCACTGGGCGGCGCAGAACGCTTCGATGCGCAACTCACTGCCCTGTGCAACACACAACCGAGTTATCA encodes:
- a CDS encoding alpha-mannosidase, translating into MTKKKVFIISHSHWDREWYMPFEQHHMRLVTLIDNLLDIFKHDPDFDSFHLDGQMIALDDYLAVRPERKPELAAAIKAGKLRIGPFYILQDDFLISPESNVRNMIIGRDQAREYGQEVPLGYFPDTFGNMGQTPQMMALANLKTAAFGRGVTPTGFNNQVGDADYASQYSEMWWQGPDGTRILGLLFANWYSNGNEIPVEKSAAKAFWDQKLADAEKFASTDNLLMMNGVDHQPVQLDVTAAIKVANELYPNYEFIHTNFTDYLSTLSADLPQDLSTIHGELTSQETDGWYTLANTASSRVYLKQENTKNERLLENQAEPLATMAYTAQDYPHDRLRYAWKLLLQNHPHDSICGCSVDEVHREMLTRLAKSQEVARFITHDALMTLTAKINTVEFGTQAKPFVVVNTTGFTKSGLTRIVVEWNRIDFSAAGSIQEQRAQLIQQLKALPELMVVDAHGQSVPFRLIDQQVAFHYDLPKDRFREPFQAIELTIELNMVDMPAFAWRTLALQPATQAGVADSAVKAQPRLISNEWLKVVVEDDGSLTMTNRETGKVYHQMLVFEDTGDMGNEYIYRQTADNHAYYSTDFPMDVRLVHADELGSELELTNYLEVPVSADDQLAQETQAVIDITKRTAKRSAEKVPLTITTKIRLNPHSRQLQFESHLNNQAKDHRLRVLFKTALVAETHVADSIYETVTRPNHPAKNWQNPTNPQHQQAFASVFNEANGVTVGNFGLNEYEILPQDNTIALTMLRCVGEMGDWGYFATPEAQCQGEFTFNYSVELTDGSEAQQVASYQRAQGAQTPFSVQQTTRHAGTLAADHQYLEVNTPEFAVTSLKRANTGTGMTLRGYNLGDRQVPLSVSVGDLQAEPVNFFEEPLTDVDSTTLAAAEIKTLLFTEKERS
- a CDS encoding glycoside hydrolase family 125 protein, whose product is MTTNYVDSHVQQFVNKINQLSQPIDPQLGTVFQKTFLNTLETTISDDEQGYAFILTGDIPAMWQRDSTAQVRPYLALAHEQPAIATLITRVVQRQFFNMAIDPYANAFNETANGHGHQTDQTEMGPWIWERKFEIDSLCYPVQLAYLLYKNTGVTAQFDDNFVTGVKRLLTTFETEQHHATSPYRFVRTVDRPEDTLERDGLGTPVADTGMIWSGFRPSDDACEYGYLIPANMFAVVILDYLQVIFSSVLDDPNIVARARRLQTAVRDGIETYGYTTNANGEKVYAYEVDGLGHAKLMDDGNVPSLLSAPYLGYCDLLDPNYQRTRQTLLSPENPYYYSGHLAAGQGSPHTPAHYIWPIAIAMEGLTTNSRDQQLAALQMLIKTTGGTDLMHESFNVDDDTQFTREWFSWANMMYCELLLTTLGFKIER
- a CDS encoding GntR family transcriptional regulator, with amino-acid sequence MSKSEPRYLTIYNHLKAQITAGTLTANEQLPTELQLAKTFNVSRITSKRALTELESQGLIYRKQGSGSFVQPTVQTAASKQILLVLPFPTDAGLGDYASGVSAAASKHHYQAVTMDPSSFFQLSTLEIQQNYAGVIYLPQDLYQEAEQLFKLKLAQVPIVILDKTLPELALPVVSADNFSGGQIATNHLIELGHQQILFYAQRNQTVLPSSVYERYFGYLQALHQHQLNPVAALADLPKLNQYSASDWLTFLKDQKITAIVVENDLIAIKLMNELRQVDNQIWQQLSIVGFDNIQAASLTYPTLTTIAQDFKGMGKKAVDLLLDAPTTAETIRLPVQLITRDSTRPLQPAFKED
- a CDS encoding GH92 family glycosyl hydrolase — encoded protein: MKIDQIDTRQGTANRPQRSNGNCLPYSGVPFGMNYFTVQTNGSEGAWFFQPDTPRFEGIRLTHQPSPWIGDYCHLLLMGVQWQDPENRPDFSGNYRPSEATFNAHHLAIYDDHFNVQTELVPSTYGAIIRYDFQQLELAHHGLMIQLPDQGGFKYTTTGVQIAVSDYHGGEDPNLTMYIELTIPGFDPASSGFYDDQNGWHQATTGDGHQLTLLLATTQATIDCHLATSYISAEQGHLNLSRLSAADLTSLKNVSAAQWNDYLSRVTIQDHHPALVQTFYTCLYRLFLFPQRFYELDQDNQPIHYDTKARMAKPGLLYTNNGFWDTAKTVYGLFSILAPELLPRFLQGFLTSYQETGFLPRWLAPDERGMMPGNLVDSIIAESARKGIALDLMPELLAAMRDSDSKPAQSERYGRQGSDDYERLGYIPADKYPESVNWTQDYSYSDYCIGQVADVLGDTVVADTYWKRSKRYLNLLDAESGFLRPKNSDGQFKEPFVPDRWGSDYTEGSAWQNSYSAFHDIPELMAALGGAERFDAQLTALCNTQPSYHVGGYQMVIHEMSEMAAIDYGQLAISNQPSFHLPYLFSYAGHPEKTQVLIKQLRKLFDASTTGFPGDEDNGSMAGWFIFACLGFYPVCPADATYVLGIPAFDHVTLHLADHDIQLNTANNHDHNNFVQHVALNGHDYSQQTITHQQLINSTSIDVRLGLVPNHSTTDNH